Proteins from a single region of Stutzerimonas stutzeri:
- the gyrA gene encoding DNA gyrase subunit A, translating to MGELAKEILPVNIEDELKQSYLDYAMSVIIGRALPDARDGLKPVHRRVLFAMSELGNDWNKPYKKSARVVGDVIGKYHPHGDSAVYDTIVRMAQPFSLRYMLVDGQGNFGSVDGDSAAAMRYTEVRMAKLAHELLADLEKETVDWVPNYDGTEQIPAVMPTKVPNLLVNGSSGIAVGMATNIPPHNLGEVIDGCLALIDNADITIDELMQFIPGPDFPTAGIINGRAGIIEAYRTGRGRIYIRARADIEDIDKVGGRQQIVITELPYQLNKARLIEKIAELVKEKKIEGITELRDESDKDGMRVVIELRRGEVPEVILNNLYAQTQLQSVFGINVVALIDGQPRTLNLKELLEAFVRHRREVVTRRTVYELRKARERGHILEGQAVALSNIDPVIALIKASPTPAEAKDALISTAWESSAVEAMVERAGADACRPEGLDEQFGLRDGKYFLSPEQAQAILDLRLHRLTGLEHEKLLGEYQEILTQIGELIRILTSPVRLMEVIREELEGVKRDFGDARRTEILESRLDLTLADLITEEERVVTISHGGYAKSQPLAAYQAQRRGGRGKAATGVKEEDYVEHLLVANSHTTLLLFSSKGKVYWLKTYEIPEASRTSRGRPLVNLLPLDEGERITAMLQVDLEALRKQAAEGEEDLDEADGLVIEHDDADDVESDDADSDEKDEPTGSYIFMATANGTVKKTPLVQFSRPRTSGLIALKLEEGDTLIAAAVTDGAQEVMMFSDGGKVIRFKESKVRIMGRNARGVRGMRLPEGQRIISMLIPESDAQILTASLRGYGKRTAMEEFPRRGRGGQGVIAMVTNERNGPLIGAVQVLEGEEIMLISDQGTLVRTRVDEVSSLGRNTQGVTLIKLSKGEHLVGLERVQEPSEEDVLDDIEALLDDDALEKEMPVISTDPGEDELLGGSGDVSPDVVPTDDED from the coding sequence ATGGGCGAACTGGCCAAAGAAATCCTCCCGGTCAATATCGAAGACGAGCTCAAGCAGTCCTACCTTGATTACGCTATGAGCGTGATCATTGGCCGTGCGCTGCCGGACGCGCGCGATGGCCTGAAACCGGTACACCGCCGCGTACTGTTCGCCATGAGCGAGCTTGGCAATGACTGGAACAAGCCGTACAAGAAATCCGCCCGTGTGGTCGGTGACGTGATCGGTAAGTATCACCCTCACGGCGACTCGGCGGTGTACGACACCATCGTGCGGATGGCTCAGCCGTTCTCGCTGCGCTACATGCTGGTCGATGGTCAGGGAAACTTCGGCTCGGTCGACGGCGACAGTGCTGCGGCAATGCGATACACCGAAGTGCGTATGGCCAAGCTGGCTCACGAGCTGCTGGCCGACTTGGAAAAGGAGACCGTTGACTGGGTCCCCAACTACGACGGCACCGAGCAGATCCCGGCGGTCATGCCGACCAAGGTGCCCAACCTGCTGGTGAACGGCTCCAGTGGTATCGCGGTAGGCATGGCGACCAACATTCCGCCGCATAACCTGGGCGAAGTCATCGATGGTTGCCTGGCGCTGATCGACAACGCCGATATCACCATCGACGAACTCATGCAATTCATCCCGGGCCCCGATTTCCCCACCGCCGGTATCATCAATGGCCGAGCTGGCATCATCGAGGCCTACCGAACTGGCCGTGGCCGCATTTATATCCGTGCGCGCGCCGATATCGAAGACATCGATAAGGTCGGCGGCCGCCAGCAGATCGTTATTACCGAGCTGCCTTACCAGCTGAACAAGGCGCGGCTGATCGAGAAGATCGCCGAGCTGGTAAAAGAGAAGAAGATCGAAGGCATCACCGAACTGCGTGACGAGTCCGACAAGGACGGCATGCGCGTGGTCATCGAACTGCGTCGTGGCGAAGTGCCGGAGGTGATCCTCAACAACCTCTATGCACAGACCCAGCTGCAGAGTGTATTCGGCATCAACGTGGTCGCGCTCATCGATGGCCAGCCGCGTACGCTGAACCTCAAGGAGCTGTTGGAAGCCTTCGTTCGCCACCGCCGCGAAGTCGTCACCCGCCGCACCGTCTACGAGCTGCGCAAGGCGCGTGAGCGCGGTCATATCCTTGAAGGGCAGGCGGTCGCGCTGTCCAATATCGATCCTGTTATCGCGTTGATCAAAGCCTCGCCCACGCCGGCCGAAGCCAAGGATGCGTTGATCTCCACTGCTTGGGAGTCGAGCGCTGTCGAGGCGATGGTCGAGCGTGCGGGTGCTGACGCTTGTCGGCCGGAAGGCCTGGACGAGCAGTTCGGTCTGCGTGACGGCAAGTACTTCCTGTCCCCGGAGCAAGCTCAGGCGATTCTCGACCTGCGTTTGCACCGTCTGACTGGTCTCGAGCATGAGAAGCTGCTCGGCGAGTATCAGGAAATCCTGACCCAGATTGGCGAACTGATCCGCATCCTAACCAGCCCGGTCCGTCTGATGGAAGTCATTCGTGAAGAGCTGGAGGGGGTGAAGCGCGATTTTGGTGATGCACGGCGTACCGAGATTCTCGAGTCCCGCCTGGATCTTACCCTGGCTGACCTGATCACCGAGGAAGAGCGCGTCGTCACCATCTCTCATGGGGGCTATGCCAAGTCGCAACCGCTGGCCGCCTACCAGGCGCAGCGCCGCGGTGGTCGCGGCAAGGCTGCGACTGGTGTGAAGGAAGAGGATTACGTCGAGCATCTTCTGGTTGCCAACAGTCACACCACGCTGCTGCTGTTCTCCAGCAAGGGCAAGGTGTACTGGCTGAAGACCTACGAGATTCCCGAAGCATCCCGCACTTCGCGTGGCCGCCCGCTGGTCAATCTGCTGCCGCTCGACGAGGGCGAGCGCATCACCGCGATGCTTCAGGTCGATCTGGAAGCCTTGCGCAAGCAGGCAGCCGAAGGTGAGGAAGACCTGGACGAAGCCGACGGTCTGGTCATCGAGCATGATGATGCGGACGACGTCGAAAGCGATGACGCCGACAGCGACGAGAAGGACGAGCCGACCGGCTCCTACATTTTCATGGCTACTGCCAATGGCACGGTCAAGAAGACACCGCTGGTACAGTTCAGCCGTCCGCGTACGTCCGGCCTGATTGCGCTCAAGCTGGAAGAAGGCGACACCCTCATCGCTGCCGCCGTCACCGACGGCGCCCAGGAAGTGATGATGTTCTCCGATGGCGGCAAGGTGATTCGTTTCAAGGAAAGCAAGGTTCGCATCATGGGTCGCAATGCCCGCGGTGTACGCGGTATGCGTCTGCCCGAAGGGCAGCGCATCATCTCCATGCTGATTCCGGAATCGGACGCGCAGATCCTTACCGCGTCTTTGCGTGGCTACGGCAAGCGCACCGCGATGGAAGAGTTTCCGCGCCGCGGTCGTGGTGGTCAGGGCGTGATCGCCATGGTCACCAATGAGCGTAACGGTCCGCTGATCGGTGCCGTTCAGGTGCTAGAGGGCGAGGAGATCATGCTTATTTCCGACCAGGGCACGCTCGTGCGGACCCGCGTCGACGAGGTGTCATCGCTGGGCCGCAATACTCAGGGCGTCACCCTGATAAAGCTGAGCAAGGGCGAGCACCTGGTTGGTCTGGAGCGCGTGCAGGAGCCATCCGAGGAAGACGTGCTGGACGACATCGAAGCTCTGCTCGATGACGATGCCCTCGAGAAGGAAATGCCTGTGATCAGCACCGATCCTGGCGAGGATGAGCTGCTCGGCGGTTCTGGCGACGTGTCTCCAGATGTGGTGCCGACCGACGACGAGGACTGA
- the mtnA gene encoding S-methyl-5-thioribose-1-phosphate isomerase → MRERLLAAESVKSIEWAGGRLNLLDQRRLPIKEVWLGYDSAASVAGAIRDMVVRGAPAIGISAAYGVVLAIRARTASDGDWRQALEEDFKVLADSRPTAVNLFWALNQMRERLARLKPGEDPCAALEAQAISIHESDREANLAMAQFGVELIRRHQGNPQNFLTHCNTGALATGGFGTALGVLRAAHLEGLVERVYVDETRPWLQGSRLTAWELLGDGVPATLNVDSAAAHLMKSKGISWVVVGADRITANGDVANKIGTYQLAVLAMHHGVRFMVVAPSSTIDMALESGDDIPIEERASSELLEVDGRRFAANVEAFNPVFDVTPADLIDAIVTEKGVVERPNAAKMSALMSRKRLH, encoded by the coding sequence ATGCGCGAGCGTTTGCTGGCCGCGGAGAGCGTGAAGTCCATCGAATGGGCGGGCGGCCGCCTGAATCTCCTTGATCAGCGCAGGTTGCCGATCAAGGAGGTCTGGCTCGGCTATGACTCGGCCGCGTCGGTCGCTGGGGCTATTCGGGATATGGTGGTTCGAGGTGCTCCAGCAATTGGAATAAGTGCTGCCTATGGCGTTGTGTTGGCTATTCGGGCCCGCACTGCCAGTGATGGTGATTGGCGGCAGGCTTTAGAGGAGGATTTCAAGGTCCTCGCGGATTCGCGCCCCACCGCGGTCAATCTGTTCTGGGCGCTGAATCAGATGCGTGAGCGTCTCGCGCGCCTCAAACCTGGTGAGGACCCTTGCGCGGCGCTAGAGGCTCAAGCCATTTCGATACATGAAAGCGATCGCGAGGCAAATCTCGCGATGGCACAGTTCGGTGTCGAACTTATCCGGCGGCACCAAGGCAATCCGCAGAACTTTCTCACGCACTGCAACACTGGCGCGCTAGCCACTGGTGGTTTTGGTACTGCGCTTGGTGTTCTTCGAGCAGCGCACCTTGAGGGCCTGGTGGAGCGGGTTTATGTCGACGAGACGCGTCCTTGGTTGCAAGGCTCCAGATTGACCGCGTGGGAGCTGCTGGGTGACGGTGTGCCTGCCACTTTGAATGTCGACTCGGCGGCTGCGCATTTGATGAAGTCAAAGGGCATCTCCTGGGTAGTCGTCGGTGCGGACCGCATCACTGCCAATGGCGATGTGGCGAACAAGATTGGTACCTATCAGCTTGCGGTCTTGGCGATGCATCATGGTGTTCGTTTCATGGTTGTTGCGCCTAGTTCTACCATTGATATGGCGCTGGAGAGTGGCGACGATATACCCATCGAGGAGCGCGCCAGTAGCGAGCTGCTTGAGGTTGATGGTCGACGGTTCGCCGCAAATGTCGAGGCGTTCAACCCTGTATTCGATGTGACTCCTGCCGACCTCATCGACGCCATAGTGACCGAGAAGGGTGTTGTCGAGCGTCCAAATGCTGCGAAAATGTCCGCCTTGATGAGCCGCAAGCGGCTTCACTGA
- a CDS encoding MerR family transcriptional regulator: protein MLEPSHNDELPSIPGKRYFTIGEVSELCAVKPHVLRYWEQEFPQLNPVKRRGNRRYYQRQDVLMIRQIRALLYDQGFTIGGARQRMSGEEARDDTTQYKQLIRQMISELEDVLQVLRK, encoded by the coding sequence ATGCTGGAACCAAGTCATAACGACGAGCTGCCGTCGATCCCAGGGAAGCGCTACTTCACTATCGGTGAAGTCAGTGAGCTTTGTGCGGTGAAGCCGCATGTGCTTCGCTATTGGGAACAGGAGTTTCCTCAGCTCAATCCGGTGAAGCGTCGCGGCAACAGGCGCTATTACCAGCGCCAAGACGTCTTGATGATCCGCCAGATTCGAGCGCTTCTTTACGACCAGGGTTTCACCATCGGTGGGGCCAGGCAGCGTATGTCTGGCGAAGAGGCTCGCGACGATACTACGCAGTACAAGCAACTGATCCGGCAGATGATTTCAGAGCTGGAAGATGTTCTGCAGGTGCTGAGGAAATAG
- the ihfA gene encoding integration host factor subunit alpha: MGALTKAEMAERLYEELGLNKREAKELVELFFEEIRQALEHNEQVKLSGFGNFDLRDKRQRPGRNPKTGEEIPITARRVVTFRPGQKLKARVEAYAGTKS, from the coding sequence ATGGGGGCTCTGACGAAAGCTGAAATGGCGGAACGTCTATATGAAGAGCTGGGCTTGAATAAGCGCGAGGCCAAGGAGTTGGTCGAGCTGTTTTTTGAGGAGATTCGTCAGGCCCTCGAGCATAACGAGCAGGTCAAGTTGTCCGGGTTCGGCAACTTCGACCTGCGCGATAAGCGTCAGCGGCCCGGGCGTAACCCGAAAACAGGCGAGGAAATTCCTATCACGGCACGTCGCGTCGTGACGTTCCGTCCAGGGCAGAAGCTCAAAGCGAGAGTCGAGGCCTATGCTGGAACCAAGTCATAA
- the pheT gene encoding phenylalanine--tRNA ligase subunit beta has translation MKFSEQWLRSWVNPQVSREELVARLSMVGLEVDAVTPVAGSFSGVFVGEVLETVQHPDADKLRVCQVSNGSETFQVVCGAPNVRPGLKIPFAMIGAQLPGDFKIKKAKLRGVESNGMLCSETELQVGSDDSGLMELSGDAPVGADVREYLGLDDASIEIGLTPNRGDCLSIAGLAREVGAIYDSVVSPVQFAVAPLHHDDTCPVEVLAPKACPRYLGRVIRNVDLSRPTPLWMVERLRRSDIRSIDAVVDVTNYVMLELGQPLHAFDLAEIKGGIRVRMAEEGEKLVLLDGQEITLRGDTLVIADHQRALAIAGVMGGEHSGVSTATQDIFLESAFFDTIALAGKARSYGLHTDASHRYERGVDSQLARQAMERATSLLLDIVGGEAGPISEAVSESDLPKVAPVTLRAERINQMLGLEMDGAEVVRLLTSLGLVITEEAKGRWQVCVPSHRFDISLEVDLIEELGRLYGYDRLPVRYPQARLAPEAKPEARAELPVLRRLLVARGYQEAITYSFIDPKLFELFSPDMKPLQLANPISADMAAMRASLWPGLVKALQYNLNRQQSRVRLFEAGLRFVGQLQELEQESMLAGVLTGSRQPEGWTNSREAVDFYDIKADVEALLASAGNAGVYRFVAGEHPALHPGQTARIERDGRLVGFVGSLHPELASTLGIDQPVYMFELKLGEIAEGRMPSFAELSRFPEVRRDLAVLVGREIAAEDILGCIREAAGENLTDLKLFDVYQGKGIDPLSKSMAVGLTWQHPSRTLNDDEVSDAMQKILTSLEERFNATLRK, from the coding sequence ATGAAATTCAGTGAACAATGGCTGCGGAGCTGGGTAAACCCGCAGGTTTCCCGCGAGGAGCTGGTTGCTCGTCTGTCCATGGTGGGGCTTGAGGTTGATGCTGTGACGCCCGTTGCTGGCAGCTTCAGCGGTGTGTTTGTCGGTGAGGTCCTCGAAACTGTGCAGCATCCTGATGCCGACAAGCTTCGGGTCTGTCAGGTCAGCAATGGAAGTGAAACCTTTCAGGTTGTGTGCGGAGCGCCGAATGTGCGGCCTGGCCTGAAAATCCCCTTTGCGATGATCGGCGCTCAGTTGCCGGGCGACTTCAAGATCAAGAAGGCCAAGCTCCGTGGTGTCGAATCCAACGGCATGCTTTGCTCGGAAACCGAGTTGCAGGTGGGTAGTGACGATAGCGGCCTGATGGAGCTGAGCGGCGACGCGCCGGTCGGTGCCGATGTTCGTGAGTATCTCGGTCTTGACGATGCAAGCATTGAAATCGGTTTGACCCCAAACCGCGGTGATTGCCTCTCCATCGCTGGCTTGGCTCGTGAAGTTGGCGCCATTTATGACTCAGTGGTGAGTCCGGTGCAATTCGCCGTGGCCCCGCTGCACCATGACGACACCTGTCCAGTCGAGGTCCTGGCCCCCAAGGCATGCCCGCGTTATCTCGGGCGTGTTATCCGTAATGTTGATCTGTCGCGCCCGACGCCGCTTTGGATGGTTGAGCGCCTTCGCCGCTCCGATATCCGTAGCATTGATGCGGTCGTCGATGTAACCAACTACGTAATGCTCGAATTGGGTCAGCCCTTGCATGCCTTCGATCTTGCCGAGATCAAGGGCGGTATCCGGGTTCGGATGGCTGAGGAGGGCGAAAAGCTCGTCTTGCTTGATGGTCAGGAGATCACCCTGCGTGGGGATACGCTCGTTATTGCAGACCATCAGCGCGCTCTTGCCATCGCCGGTGTCATGGGTGGAGAGCACAGCGGCGTAAGCACTGCTACCCAGGATATCTTCCTCGAAAGTGCTTTTTTCGACACCATTGCGCTGGCCGGCAAGGCTCGTTCCTACGGCTTGCACACCGATGCGTCCCATCGCTACGAGCGGGGCGTCGACTCGCAGCTCGCCCGTCAGGCGATGGAGCGCGCAACGAGTTTGCTACTGGATATCGTCGGCGGCGAGGCGGGGCCGATCAGTGAGGCGGTCAGCGAAAGCGACTTGCCGAAAGTCGCTCCGGTAACTTTGCGCGCTGAGCGTATCAACCAGATGCTGGGGCTGGAGATGGATGGCGCCGAAGTGGTGCGCCTGCTGACATCCTTGGGCTTGGTGATTACCGAAGAGGCTAAAGGTCGCTGGCAAGTCTGTGTGCCGAGTCATCGCTTCGATATCAGCCTTGAGGTCGATCTGATCGAAGAGCTGGGACGTCTATATGGCTACGATCGACTGCCCGTGCGTTATCCGCAAGCTCGGCTTGCGCCTGAGGCAAAGCCTGAGGCTCGTGCCGAACTGCCGGTGCTCCGGCGTTTGCTGGTCGCCCGAGGGTATCAAGAGGCGATCACTTACAGCTTCATCGATCCCAAGCTGTTCGAGCTGTTCAGCCCTGATATGAAGCCGTTGCAGCTTGCCAATCCGATCTCCGCGGATATGGCGGCCATGCGCGCGTCGCTTTGGCCAGGGTTGGTCAAGGCGCTGCAGTACAACCTCAACCGGCAGCAATCACGCGTGCGCTTGTTCGAGGCGGGGTTGCGCTTTGTTGGTCAGTTGCAGGAGCTTGAGCAGGAAAGCATGCTGGCCGGCGTGTTAACCGGAAGCCGTCAGCCCGAAGGTTGGACTAACTCGCGCGAGGCGGTGGATTTTTACGACATCAAGGCAGATGTCGAAGCGCTGCTAGCTTCTGCCGGAAATGCTGGCGTCTATCGTTTCGTTGCGGGAGAACATCCGGCGCTGCACCCAGGGCAGACCGCGCGTATCGAGCGCGACGGGCGATTGGTTGGATTCGTTGGGAGTCTCCATCCTGAGTTGGCAAGCACCTTGGGTATCGATCAGCCGGTTTACATGTTCGAGCTGAAGCTTGGCGAGATTGCCGAAGGGCGGATGCCTTCCTTTGCGGAGCTGTCGCGATTCCCGGAAGTTCGACGAGACCTTGCCGTGCTGGTCGGGCGGGAGATTGCGGCCGAAGACATCCTGGGTTGTATTCGTGAGGCTGCGGGCGAGAATCTGACAGACCTCAAGCTATTTGATGTCTATCAAGGGAAAGGTATTGATCCCCTTAGCAAAAGTATGGCAGTCGGCTTGACCTGGCAGCACCCATCGCGCACTCTAAACGACGATGAGGTGAGCGATGCGATGCAGAAAATCCTCACCTCCCTGGAAGAAAGGTTCAATGCCACGTTAAGGAAATAG
- the pheS gene encoding phenylalanine--tRNA ligase subunit alpha has protein sequence MENLDALVSQALEAVQRSEDVAALEQVRVQYLGKKGELTQLMQTLGKLSAGERPQAGALINAAKSSVQDVLNARKADLEKAALDAKLSAERIDVTLPGRGEASGGLHPVTRTLERVEQFFSRIGYSVAEGPEVEDDYHNFEALNIPGHHPARAMHDTFYFNANMLLRTHTSPVQVRTMESRQPPIRIVCPGRVYRCDSDITHSPMFHQVEGLLIDEGVSFADLKGTIEEFLRVFFEKPLGVRFRPSFFPFTEPSAEVDMQCVMCSGKGCRVCKQTGWLEVMGCGMVHPNVLRMSGIDPERYSGFAFGMGVERLAMLRYGVNDLRLFFDNDLRFLAQFR, from the coding sequence ATGGAAAATTTGGATGCACTGGTCTCGCAAGCGCTTGAGGCTGTGCAACGAAGTGAAGACGTTGCGGCTCTCGAGCAGGTGCGCGTCCAATATCTGGGTAAGAAGGGCGAGCTCACCCAGTTGATGCAAACCCTGGGGAAGCTTTCTGCTGGGGAGCGTCCGCAGGCTGGTGCGCTGATCAATGCCGCCAAGAGCAGTGTTCAGGATGTCCTGAATGCTCGCAAGGCTGACCTAGAGAAGGCTGCTTTGGATGCCAAATTGTCAGCCGAGCGAATCGATGTGACACTGCCAGGGCGCGGCGAGGCGTCCGGTGGGCTGCACCCGGTAACTCGTACCTTGGAGCGCGTCGAGCAGTTCTTCAGTCGCATTGGTTACAGCGTGGCAGAAGGTCCTGAGGTTGAAGATGACTACCATAACTTCGAGGCGCTGAATATTCCGGGGCATCACCCGGCGAGGGCGATGCACGATACCTTCTACTTCAACGCCAACATGTTGCTGCGCACGCATACCTCACCGGTTCAGGTGCGCACCATGGAATCACGTCAACCTCCCATTCGTATCGTCTGCCCCGGACGCGTCTATCGTTGCGATTCCGATATCACTCATTCCCCCATGTTCCATCAGGTCGAAGGTCTGCTGATCGACGAAGGCGTAAGCTTTGCCGATCTGAAAGGCACCATTGAAGAGTTCCTGCGGGTGTTTTTCGAGAAGCCGCTAGGTGTTCGCTTCCGCCCGTCCTTCTTTCCGTTCACCGAGCCCTCTGCAGAAGTCGACATGCAGTGCGTGATGTGCAGTGGCAAGGGTTGCCGAGTGTGCAAGCAGACCGGCTGGCTTGAGGTCATGGGCTGCGGCATGGTGCATCCGAACGTGTTGAGGATGTCCGGGATCGATCCGGAGCGTTACTCTGGGTTCGCCTTCGGCATGGGGGTCGAGCGTCTCGCTATGCTACGTTACGGTGTCAATGACTTGCGCCTGTTCTTCGACAACGATCTGCGGTTTCTTGCGCAATTTCGCTAG
- the rplT gene encoding 50S ribosomal protein L20, with protein sequence MARVKRGVVARRRHKKILKLAKGYYGARSRVFRVAKQAVIKAGQYAYRDRRQRKRQFRALWIARINAGARVNGLSYSRLIAGLKKAAIEIDRKVLADLAVNEKAAFAAIVEKAKASLA encoded by the coding sequence ATGGCTCGTGTTAAGCGTGGCGTCGTAGCCCGTCGTCGTCACAAGAAAATTCTGAAACTCGCCAAAGGCTACTACGGAGCGCGTTCGCGCGTATTCCGCGTTGCCAAGCAGGCGGTAATCAAGGCTGGCCAGTACGCCTACCGTGACCGCCGTCAGCGGAAGCGTCAGTTCCGCGCTCTGTGGATTGCCCGTATCAACGCTGGTGCTCGTGTCAACGGTCTGTCTTACAGCCGTCTGATCGCCGGTCTGAAAAAGGCGGCCATCGAAATTGATCGCAAGGTTCTGGCCGATCTGGCAGTGAACGAAAAAGCGGCGTTTGCTGCGATTGTCGAGAAAGCCAAAGCTTCTCTGGCCTAA
- the rpmI gene encoding 50S ribosomal protein L35 — translation MPKMKTKSGAAKRFKKTANGFKHKHAFKSHILTKMSTKRKRQLRGCSQVHPSDVAKVARMLRVR, via the coding sequence ATGCCAAAGATGAAGACTAAAAGTGGTGCTGCGAAGCGCTTCAAGAAGACTGCTAACGGCTTCAAGCACAAGCACGCTTTCAAGAGCCACATCCTGACCAAAATGTCCACCAAGCGTAAGCGTCAGCTGCGCGGTTGCTCGCAAGTGCACCCGTCCGACGTTGCAAAGGTGGCGCGCATGCTGCGCGTTCGTTGA
- the infC gene encoding translation initiation factor IF-3 yields the protein MTIKREMRQDKRAAPKAPINENISAREVRLIGADGEQIGIVSIDEALQVAEEAKLDLVEISADAIPPVCRIMDYGKHLFEKKKQVAAAKKNQKQIQVKEVKFRPGTEEGDYQVKLRNLVRFLSDGDRAKVSLRFRGREMAHQELGMELLKRVENDLAEYGSVEQHPKMEGRQLIMVIAPKKKK from the coding sequence ATGACTATTAAGCGTGAAATGAGACAGGATAAACGAGCTGCACCCAAGGCCCCGATCAACGAGAATATCTCGGCTCGTGAGGTCCGTTTGATTGGTGCTGACGGCGAGCAGATTGGCATCGTCTCGATTGATGAAGCGCTGCAAGTAGCAGAAGAAGCGAAGCTGGATCTGGTTGAGATTTCTGCCGATGCGATTCCGCCGGTATGCCGGATCATGGATTACGGCAAGCATCTGTTTGAAAAGAAGAAGCAGGTAGCTGCGGCGAAGAAGAACCAGAAGCAGATTCAGGTTAAAGAAGTAAAGTTTCGTCCAGGGACGGAAGAAGGGGACTACCAGGTCAAGCTACGTAACCTGGTGCGTTTCCTGAGTGACGGGGACAGGGCCAAGGTATCATTGCGATTCCGTGGTCGTGAGATGGCCCATCAGGAGCTGGGGATGGAATTGTTGAAGCGGGTCGAGAATGATCTCGCTGAATATGGTTCGGTCGAACAGCATCCGAAGATGGAAGGACGCCAGCTGATCATGGTCATCGCTCCCAAGAAGAAAAAGTAA